The following proteins are co-located in the Dehalococcoides mccartyi 195 genome:
- a CDS encoding aspartate-semialdehyde dehydrogenase, with protein sequence MGYRVAIVGATGMVGQEFIKVLEKRDFPMDTVSLLASDRSAGKKMMVKGEEIEVRETAYDSFNNVDIALFSAGADISRHFAPIAAQHKAIVVDNSAAFRMDPKVPLVVPEVNIEDITRHKGIIANPNCSTIQMVVALYPLHKVNPIKRIVVTTFQAVSGTGVNAVDELQTQTRQLLDGQKAVAHVYSHQIAFNVLPEIDVFLDSGYTKEEWKMLEETRKIMHADNIQLSATCVRVPVITGHSEAVTIEFERPMEPEQARDILLRSPGIKVLDEPAVKLYPHPWLATGTDEVFVGRIRKDISNPNGLVMWVVADNVRKGAALNAVQIAEELVNRGMIGG encoded by the coding sequence ATGGGTTACAGAGTGGCCATAGTAGGTGCTACCGGAATGGTAGGTCAGGAATTTATAAAAGTACTGGAGAAACGGGATTTTCCTATGGATACCGTTTCACTCCTGGCGTCAGACCGCTCTGCGGGCAAGAAAATGATGGTCAAAGGCGAGGAAATAGAGGTCAGGGAGACCGCCTATGATTCGTTTAATAACGTGGATATAGCTTTGTTCTCTGCCGGGGCGGATATTTCACGCCATTTTGCCCCCATTGCCGCCCAGCACAAAGCAATAGTAGTAGATAACAGTGCCGCTTTCCGCATGGACCCCAAAGTCCCCCTGGTAGTACCGGAAGTGAATATTGAAGATATTACCAGGCATAAAGGGATTATTGCCAACCCCAATTGCTCTACCATTCAGATGGTAGTCGCCCTGTACCCTCTGCACAAGGTAAATCCAATTAAACGTATTGTGGTAACTACCTTTCAGGCTGTGTCCGGCACGGGCGTAAACGCGGTAGATGAGCTGCAAACCCAAACCCGCCAGCTCCTTGACGGACAGAAAGCGGTTGCCCATGTATATTCCCACCAGATTGCCTTTAATGTGCTGCCGGAGATTGACGTTTTTCTGGACAGCGGCTATACCAAGGAAGAATGGAAAATGCTGGAAGAAACCCGCAAGATTATGCATGCTGACAACATACAGCTTTCAGCTACCTGCGTAAGAGTACCGGTTATCACCGGCCATTCTGAAGCTGTAACTATAGAATTTGAACGTCCCATGGAGCCGGAACAGGCCCGGGATATACTCCTTCGGTCACCGGGTATAAAAGTACTGGACGAACCGGCTGTCAAACTTTATCCGCACCCCTGGCTGGCCACCGGTACAGACGAGGTATTTGTGGGACGGATACGCAAAGACATTTCCAACCCCAATGGTTTGGTTATGTGGGTGGTGGCGGACAATGTCCGGAAAGGCGCGGCCCTAAACGCCGTCCAGATTGCCGAAGAACTGGTCAACCGCGGCATGATAGGAGGTTAA
- the dapA gene encoding 4-hydroxy-tetrahydrodipicolinate synthase, protein MKELGRLITAMVTPFKKDGTVDYAQAQKLALGLLDSGSDGLVVVGTTGESPTVTWEEEHALFAAVKSAVGNRGKVIAGTGANSTQEALENTLKAEKIGVDACLLVVPYYNKPTQEGLYLHFKTIAEATKLPCILYNVPSRTITHMSPETVIRLSQIPNIVGVKEASGKLDDIAQIINNVRPDFTVWSGNDSDTLPMLAMGAYGVISVASHIVGKQIKEMITSFVSGNTDNAAAIHRHLTPLIRSLFVVSNPIPIKYALNYLGFEVGGLRLPMTEADEKTAALIRESLKGYTIDLPIK, encoded by the coding sequence ATGAAAGAATTAGGCAGGCTGATTACGGCCATGGTAACCCCGTTTAAAAAAGACGGGACAGTAGATTATGCCCAGGCTCAGAAACTGGCTCTGGGACTTCTTGATTCAGGCAGTGACGGGCTGGTGGTAGTTGGCACTACCGGCGAATCACCTACCGTTACCTGGGAAGAAGAACACGCCCTGTTTGCAGCTGTAAAATCTGCGGTCGGCAACCGGGGAAAGGTTATTGCCGGAACAGGTGCTAACAGCACCCAGGAAGCCCTGGAAAATACTCTCAAAGCGGAGAAGATTGGGGTAGATGCCTGTTTGCTGGTAGTGCCCTATTACAATAAACCCACCCAGGAGGGGTTGTACCTTCATTTCAAGACTATTGCCGAGGCTACCAAGCTTCCCTGCATACTTTATAATGTACCCTCACGCACCATCACCCACATGAGTCCGGAAACAGTAATCCGCCTGAGCCAGATACCCAATATTGTGGGTGTCAAGGAAGCCAGCGGCAAACTGGATGATATAGCCCAGATAATAAACAATGTCCGCCCTGATTTCACTGTCTGGAGCGGTAATGACAGTGATACCCTGCCCATGCTGGCCATGGGGGCTTACGGCGTTATCTCGGTAGCTTCCCACATAGTGGGCAAGCAAATAAAGGAGATGATAACCAGTTTTGTTTCGGGCAATACGGATAACGCAGCCGCTATTCACCGCCACCTGACCCCGCTGATACGCTCACTTTTTGTAGTATCCAATCCCATACCTATCAAATACGCCCTGAATTACCTGGGGTTTGAAGTAGGCGGGCTTAGACTGCCCATGACCGAAGCAGATGAAAAAACTGCTGCCCTGATACGCGAAAGTCTGAAGGGCTATACTATAGACCTGCCCATAAAATAA
- a CDS encoding GNAT family N-acetyltransferase: MIQSDNGLYRLEKTDIKRLAYVTAEAFKDDQLTSYLLQGDTRKIKRLPVVFEYYAALGIKYGQAYASSPDMEAVSVWFDAPVHISLWQLISCGFPVKNMWCGFNYFQQDMHLNSLCDKMRNQLYPFPNKYLALLAVAPKYRSRGFASKVVRPILAELDQSNTASYLETQNQTNVSMYRHWGYEEIGQFGIPLANISLHAMLRKNRKD; the protein is encoded by the coding sequence ATGATACAGTCTGACAATGGTCTCTACCGTTTGGAAAAAACGGATATAAAACGTCTTGCCTATGTAACTGCCGAAGCCTTCAAAGATGACCAGCTTACTTCGTACCTCCTGCAGGGAGATACCCGGAAAATTAAGCGGTTACCGGTTGTTTTTGAATACTATGCCGCACTGGGCATAAAATACGGGCAGGCTTATGCCTCTTCGCCTGATATGGAGGCAGTGTCCGTTTGGTTTGACGCCCCGGTGCATATTTCTCTCTGGCAGCTGATAAGCTGCGGCTTTCCCGTAAAAAACATGTGGTGCGGGTTTAATTACTTTCAGCAGGATATGCATCTGAACAGCCTGTGTGACAAAATGAGAAACCAGCTATACCCTTTCCCCAACAAATATCTTGCCCTGCTGGCAGTTGCCCCCAAATACCGCTCCAGGGGATTTGCCAGTAAAGTAGTACGCCCTATTCTAGCCGAACTTGACCAAAGTAACACTGCGTCTTATCTTGAAACCCAAAACCAGACAAATGTAAGTATGTACCGCCACTGGGGGTATGAAGAAATAGGCCAGTTTGGTATCCCGCTTGCCAATATTTCACTGCACGCCATGCTCAGGAAAAACAGAAAGGACTAA
- a CDS encoding GNAT family N-acetyltransferase: MEEIPLQYLYKLNKSDITKAAEVCARAFQNDPVIREIAKEKASPDALYQIFEYILKSQMENGQAYASSANLEGIALWEPNDVRKPLGQRLRHLYYLFQIRSQLPLLNEISRIDKVSQNLRAKYAPPVYFYLALLAVDPKYQGNGIAGHLIRPMLDFMNETGIPCYLETQSSQNVAMYEHMGFKLLASQGLPGTEQTIYGMLKNSDGKVS, from the coding sequence ATGGAGGAAATTCCTCTTCAATATCTTTACAAGCTGAATAAATCAGATATAACCAAAGCCGCCGAAGTTTGTGCCCGGGCTTTTCAAAATGACCCGGTCATAAGGGAGATTGCCAAAGAAAAAGCCAGCCCGGACGCTCTCTACCAGATTTTTGAATATATACTGAAAAGCCAGATGGAAAACGGACAGGCTTATGCCAGTTCGGCTAACTTAGAGGGGATAGCCCTCTGGGAACCCAATGATGTCCGCAAACCGCTAGGCCAGCGCCTCAGGCATCTATACTATCTGTTTCAAATACGAAGCCAACTGCCCCTTCTGAATGAAATATCCAGAATAGATAAAGTCAGCCAGAACCTGCGGGCCAAATACGCCCCGCCTGTATATTTTTATCTGGCGCTTTTAGCGGTTGACCCTAAGTATCAGGGCAACGGGATTGCCGGGCATCTGATACGCCCCATGCTGGACTTCATGAACGAAACCGGTATACCGTGCTATCTGGAAACTCAAAGCAGCCAGAATGTAGCTATGTATGAGCATATGGGGTTCAAACTACTAGCCAGCCAGGGGCTTCCAGGTACTGAACAGACCATATACGGTATGCTGAAAAACTCTGACGGCAAAGTATCCTAA